AATCCTGGCAAGGACCTCGCCGCCGGAGCCGGCCAGGGCGGCATACGCCGAGTCCGTGGCCGAGGGCGGGAAAGAGGCGACAGTAACGGCTCCCGGCGCGCGTTCGTATGGATCGAGACCGGCGGCGGTCACTGCCCCGTCCCACAGGTAGCGGTACCAGTCGTCTTCCATCATCGGCAGCGAAAAAAACATCGCCAGCCGCATCGCCAGGCCGACTACTATTATCCACCAGAACAGTCTGCGGCCCGCATAATTCCAGGCACCCACCCGCCAGACAGCGATCAGGTAGACAACCCCGGCGCAGACAAGCAGGCCGGCCAGGGCGATCAGCGGGCGGTCGATGATCTGCCGGTTGTAGTCAAATCCCCGGGAAACACCGGTTAACATCAGGCAGAGGACAACCAGAGCGATACCGGTATAAAGCCAGCGAGCGGGTATCCGGTCGAGATTATCGGTGATGGCGCAAGAGAGCCGTTGCATCGCCTGACCAGAACGTACGGTGGATAGAGATAACCAGCTTGATGACTGCGCTGGATGGAACGAGCGGAATTGGATCGAGCTTTGATTCAGGCGCCGACATCGGCCTCGCGGTCAAGGAACCAGATCAGCCTGCCGTCGACGGGATTCACCATCGCAGCGGGGTAAATCTCCCGGGCGCGCTCAGGATCATTAAGCACGGAATCCAGGACTATCCGCTTTCCCCCGCCGGCGGCGAGGAACAGCACTGTCGCTGCGTTGTTCAGCACAGGCAGAGTGACCGAAACCCGCTCGGTGGTCTCGTATTCCGCCGGCGCCCGGACGGCTGTCACCGGTTTGACGGTTTCCTTCAATTCGACGCCGCCCGGGAACAGCGACGCCGTGTGACCGTCCTCCCCGACCCCGAGCAAGATAAGGTCGAAACGCGGGATGTTCCATGCTTCAGATTCAGCAGCAATTTCATTCCCTGCAAAAAAACCTGTCAGAATTCCGGCGTAACGCTGTGCCGCCGCGGCCGCGTCAGCAGAATCCCCAGTCGGGACAGGGAAAACATTTCCGTCCGGAACAGGCACCCGCTCGATCATCGCCTGGCGAGCCATCCGGTAGTTACTCTCGGGATGGTCGTCCGGGACAAAGCGCTCATCTCCCCAGAACAGGAAAGTATCGATCCACGGCATCCGGGCGTTGAACGGTTCGTCCGCCAGCAGTGC
This sequence is a window from Candidatus Glassbacteria bacterium. Protein-coding genes within it:
- the pgl gene encoding 6-phosphogluconolactonase, which gives rise to MGKREIRVYDDKNSLSGASAELVCELAGAAVEDHGSFTLMLAGGSTPRTLYALLADEPFNARMPWIDTFLFWGDERFVPDDHPESNYRMARQAMIERVPVPDGNVFPVPTGDSADAAAAAQRYAGILTGFFAGNEIAAESEAWNIPRFDLILLGVGEDGHTASLFPGGVELKETVKPVTAVRAPAEYETTERVSVTLPVLNNAATVLFLAAGGGKRIVLDSVLNDPERAREIYPAAMVNPVDGRLIWFLDREADVGA